acaatgaaatatgacagggaaacccgtccagaacaatgaaatatgacattgaaacacgtcaagaacaatgaaatatgagaaggaaacccgtccataacaaagAAATATGGACGGGAAACCctgccagaacaatgaaatatgacagggaaaccagaccagaacaacgaaatatgagaaggaaacccgtccataacaatgaaatatgagaaggaaaccagtccagaagtatgaaatatgagaaggaaacccgtccagaacaatgaaatatgacatagaaaccagtccagaactatgaaatatgacagaaaaacccgtcgagaacaatgaaatatgaaaggggaacccgtccagaataacgaaatacgacagggaaaccctccaggacaatgaaatatgagagggaaacccgtccagaacaatgaaatatgagaaggaaccccgtccagaacaatgaaatatgagagggaaacccgtccagaacaacgaaatgtgacaatgaaatatgacagggaacaatgaaatatgacagggaaaccagtccataacaatgaattatgaaatatgacagggaaaccagtccataacaatgaattatgaaatatgacagggaaaccagtccataacaatgaattatgaaatatgacagggaaaccagtccataaCAATGAATTATGACAGGCAAATCcgtccagaactatgaaatatgagaaggaaacccgtccagaacaatgaaatttgacagggaaacccgttcagaacaatgaaatacgactgagaaacccgtccagaacattgaaatatgagaaggaaacacgtccagaataatgaaatatgacagggaaacccctccagaacaacgaaatatgagaaggaaacccgtccagaacaatgaaatatgagaaggaaaccagtccagaacaatgaaatatgacagggaaacacatcctgaacaatgaaataagagAAGAAAACCCtttaagaacaatgaaatattacatggaaacccgtccagaacaatgaaatatgacaggaaaaccagtccagaactatgaaatatgacaggtaaacccgtcgagaacaatgaaatattacaaataaacccgtccggaacaatgaaatatgacaggaaaacccatccagaacatggaatatgacaggaaaatccgtccagaacaatgaaatatggcaggaAAACCCGTGCAGAACAATGTAATTTAAGAaggaacccgtccagaacaatgaaatatgacaggaaaacccatctagaataatgaaatatgacagggaaacccttcctgaacaatgaaatatgagaaggaaacccgtccagaataatgaaatatgactgggaaacccgtcgagaacaatgaaatatgacaaataAACCCGcccggaacaatgaaatatgactggaaaacccatccagaacaatgaaacatgaaagggaaacccgtccagaacaatgaaatatgacagggaaacccgttaagaacaatgaaatatgacaggcaaatccgtcaagaacaatgaaatatgagatggaaacccgtcccgaacaatgaaatatgacagggaaacccgtccagaacaatgaaatattacagttaaatccgtcaagaacaatgaaatatgagaacgaaacacgtcccgaacaatgaaatatgacagttaaacccgtcaagaacaatgaaatatgagaaggaaacccctccaaaacaatgaaatatgacagagaaacccgtccagaacaatgaaatatgtggaggaaacccgtccagaacaatgaaatatgacagggaagcccgtccagaacaatggaatttgaccgggaaacccgttcagaacaatgaaatatgacaggtaaacccgtccaaaagaatgaaatatgagaaggaaacacgtccagaacaatgaaatatgacagggaaacccgtccagaacaatgaaatataacaggtaaacccgtccagaagaatgaaatatgacaaataAACACGTctggaacaacgaaatatgacagagaaacccacccagaacaatgaaatatgacaggagaacccgtccagaacaatgaaatatgagaaagaacccgtccagaacaatgaaatatgagaggaatgcccgtccagaacaattaaaatttgacaggaaaacccgtccagaacaatgaaaagtAGAGTATTCTCGTCGATCTAGAAACACTGCCGGATTCcaggataatgaccatggaaaagaatgtgataatggggggtctgcatgaccttagggctgacagggtacaagtttaatatgtttaatcatcccccaaggggatagagagacttattcctatgcattactaagtaggaacagaagtagaacaaaggattcaggtgaccgGGTGGCAGATtccaggataatgagtgtggaaaagaatgtgataatggggggtctgcataacctcagggctgtcagggtacaagtttaatatgtttaatcatcccccaaggggatagagagacttatttctgtgtattactaagtataagaaggtaggtaatgatcacttctgactccccaaactctatcactctgatagatgggagaggcagtacaaaggattcaggtgactgggtacaagctTGCCATCTCCGAGGGAGTCCCCCCCCCCGGTCTGCAACTCACTGACGCAACTGTTGCTActtcacaacactgctgggtttaaAGAACGCGGTAATGGAGGGTAGCTGGTCTCCGAGGGAATGTTGCTCGCCCGCCCGTACCTCAGCAAAAAAAGGTTCTTCCGGGTACTACGGTACTGTTTATTCTTGCAGCTGCTAGATCTTTCCAGGTGGGGGAGGCTTAAAGCAGTGAGAAAGGTCATCTAGGGAAGACCTTTGTGCTGATAGAGCTCTTATAGGAACTTTGACATATATATTTTCCTCTTACCCACTCTCAGATGGGGAGAGGCTTAAGTGGTgcgatattgtttatatatatatatgtttagactagagaagatagtaatatatagttatatgtaaataaaaataaaaatcagagtttgacaatatttttattaattcacATACAAAAAGGGCAAAAGCTGTGCAAAGTTTTTTTAGCGCGAGCAAAGGGGCGAAACTGTGCAAGTTTTAGTGGTTAGACTGAATGACTGCGCTCCTCCTGTTCACTTTCTGTAAGATTGATAACCTCCCGCTCGAAAATGATTTCCTTTTCAGGTACATCATCATCTGCCTTTACTCCATCTGCTGTCTTTACTCCATCTGCTGTCTTTACTCCATCTGCTGGCTTTACTCCATCTCCAGCATTTACTCTCACGTCGGGGGTTTTCCCTTCCTTCTCCGACTGCTTGTCAGGGTGCGCTTCAAGGTCGCCAGTTTGTTCAGCACCTGCTGCGGCAGTGACCTCAACAGAGTCATCAGATTGAGCAGTAGCGAGCGTAGAGAGGTCCACAACGAGGTCATCAGACTGACATGAGGGAAGGCTCTGCGTTTCATCGTTGTCGAGATCTGGTTCTTTCTTCATAGGCTCCTCTATATCAGATGAACTGTTCCCATCTTCCACAGGCTGTAAGTCATAAAGAGAACATATTTATCACTTTCAAATAAAGGAGTGGGAGTCGTCTCTAATCTACCAAAGGAGGGAAACATAGAAGACATACCCTTTCCTGAGGAAGTCTATGTTTGCGTTTCCTGCTATCATCACAATGACACCGGTTTAGGAGTTTGATGCCGGCGTGTTCCTTCCCTTCCAATCTACCAGCCGATAAAATCAAAACTTTACAAATTCTGACTGGCCCAGTGAAAACTGTTGAAGAAAAAAGGAGActcaactttaaaattattataagtctcttgcgctcgtttgtttcgttaatattcaaagagaagtatccaatctaccagccgataaaatcaaaactttacaaattctgactggcccagtgaaaactgttgaaaaaagagactcaactttaaaaattattataagtctcttgcactcgtttgtttcgttaatattcaAAGAGAAGTTTTAGCAAAATAAATGTCTCGCTTACCAGAATCGAGAATGTCTgcttccttcaccatgatgagAGTAAAGGCTATGGAGAGGTCAGCCTCTATCTTTTGCGGGGAAGACAGCTTCAGCGGGCTCTTATATACAGCTCAGAGAGGACCTTACCAGCCAGGAGGGGTATTTGGGGGATACTCTCGTCAGAGGTGACCTTCCTCACAGAGGGAAGCACAAATGTAACCTTGACTACTTAGGCAAAATGTAATTTCACAGGGAGGTAACATTTTAAAATTCTCTCTAGCATATGCTATCACTAATCTGTCATTGATAAAAAGCGATTTTTccgagaaatttaaaaaaaaaaaaatataaagctcTTTCTAATCCCACAAGGCTTGCTTTATGAATAAACATCATAACATATAGACCGCAAGTGAGTGAAAAATCACTTTGTGTTCTGCCGGATAAAcgatataaatatttaattttatttagtttaaaatttttttttaaatttatgccaTAATTCTCTGGTTTTTTCCCGTAACTGTCAAAGAAGAAGGATAGACTATTTTTCTTGtccaagagaagagaaaaaaaatgacccATTACTTTTGAACTGTACGAAGGAAGAATATTACTTACAAGCACTATGGGCCTGTCTGAGGGATAGCCATCTAATCTTATTTGCTGTAGAGCGTCTATAGTGAAACAGCCAATATATGTGACTTTATTTCCTAGGGCGGGAATTAAACTATTATTTATTTCTGCGcaattcattttttatttatgctCGCACATCACAATGAACAGATCTATTCTGGTCGATGGATAAAACACCAGTGGTCTGAGCAAATAATAAAACTACCTTATTATGAGGGGCGGGCTTAGAGAACTGTAATTCAATTCTCAAGTTACCAGATTTTTCAATCGGGAGAGCGTCTTCCACTTGGCTGTCTGTTAAATTGAAAATATTGATGGTTCGCCCGGAGGCGAATGATTCATAGAGAATTAAATTTTCTTCCTCAATGCCCAGAGAGTTAATTGCTTCATAATATAATTTACTATAATGATGGGGGAAATCACTGCTTATGCGataaactgtattattattaatacatacagATAAACTGGCTAGATCCCCATGCTCAAAATATAGACCATTCTCCTTATGTTTTCCTGCATAGGCTGTCATGGGCAAAATTACCATGAAAATTTTGGCGGGAATTACATGACCCCATGGCTGATCTATTAGGAGGCTCGTTTGATTGTGACCTAGCACATAATTTTTACTTAGAGTGCGATTAAAAGTATATATTATCGGCTTTGCGTCTAAGGCTAGAGACTTGTTCAAGGCCATATAAGCTGATGTATATGGGTATACCCTATTAAGCCATAGCTTAGCGTAATTAATATGGAGctggtatgtgctggcatcatcgTCTGTTTTCAGAGTCCACGCTTGAGGGGATAATTCCAGCCTAATTTTTAAATCGATATTGTCAAGCAGATATTGGTCCAGAGTGGATATGTCCAGAGCCAAGGGAAAACACAGAGTTATGCCCTGTTCTTTATCATTCTTTGTCAGTATCTGTGGTTCTTTTGCCGATGTGCGGGCGAAATAGGCTGTATCGAACAATTTAGTTATACCTTCTCCTCCTTTATAGTCGGGCAAGAGATACCCCAGTCGGGCGATACTCGGCAACTGGCTTCGTTTTACTGAGCTGCAGAGTTTAATGAATGACCAGTAATTAAAACTAGAATTTGTTTCCGTTATTTGCTCGCCCAGAAAACACTGGACACTTTTAAATAACGTGTTGGATAGGCCATTTATCAATGCCACGTTGCTTGTTTCCCCTAGTGGACTTTGCCCATCAGCCTCTGTTAGAGTCACTCTAAATTCTATAACTATTTTGCCTAAATCTAGAAATGCTCCGGGAACTCCAGGAATTCTAAATTCTAGAAAATTATCTTTTAGTttttgagagagaggaaggtttaCTGGTAGAGTATCAAAACTCTGAGTGCGAGCTATGGAACTCTCAACTTGTCTCAGTCTATGCGGTCGCGGGAATTGATTAATGACGCTTGAAGAATAATCATTTAACGGGACTTTGAGTCCACTGTTTTCAGCCCCGACACCCGCCATGGCTAATAAGCAACTGTTTATACGAGAGAGAATACATCCGTTTTATAAGCAACTTGGCTTCGTCGGCGTTTATTTAACCTGCATTTATTATTCACCCGTCGCTTACCCACCCTGTTTACTCTGCCACCTGTAATAACTTTCTTTGCAACTCCTTTTAAAGCATCTATCCCGTGAGATTTAAGAGCAGCTTTCATGTCTGTTTTTCCAGACTGATAATCATCGAGCATTTTAGTTCCAAATTCTACTGCACTTGGCGCAGCCACTCTGAAAAGAAAAGGTAAAGCTCTTTTAGCTAGACCCGCTAAAGCCGAAAAAAATCCCCCACCTCGGACTCTGTATGGCGCGTGAAAAGTTTGTATATCCCCCAGACCAGCTCCCACATGGGAGGGTTTTAGGGAGAATAAACTCCGAAATTCCTGCTCAGAGGGCACTTGAAAGGGTACACGCATGTTTGGCGGTTAGAGAAACAATAACCATTTTTACGCTGAGTTGGTTCTATTTATTTATCGGTCTTACATGTAACACTACGGTAGTGGAATGACCGCTTTCAAAAGACAGATTACGACCAAACTGATCTGTCATTTTGATAGCTATTTTATCTAATTTAGTTACGCATAGAGGTTTGTACATCATGGGATGAGCGCCTTTTGAATAACTCTCCTGAAAGGCGAAAGCATCCAGAATATTGACTAACTGACTGCCGTATATTTGCGGTTCCACAATATCACTATATATTAAAACCTAATCAACTCCGGCAGTGGGATCAGGTTTGAATGGGGCAATCTGCTTGGGGACGGAGCCCCCCTCGGGCACGTCACTacgaaataaataatatttttcagcACTGCTAAGCCCAAGCACCCGAGCTATTCTCGGTTTAAATTGAGCTTTAAATAAAGTGGCAGCATTGTTTTTTCCCGTAAAGGTTCGCGATCTCGTCGAAACTAAAACCCTCCCAATTCCGGCATCATAATTGAGTATTTTCCCTTTCGGGAAATGTGCCGAATAATTATCTCTAAAGGCTTTTTTTAAATCAGCTGTTAGCTGTCGATTAATTTCTTCAATAATATGGCTGGTATCCGTCGATAACACATCATTTTTTGGTAGAAAGTGGTGGACTACTGCTTCTGTACTTATTCCTGTTTCAGTAATGTGATTTTGTATAATGTCAATGCCGCATTCGGCATCGTCTCTTGTTAGAACATTGAATTTTTTGGGATACAAAACATTAAGCAAGGCTATTTCGTAGTTCAAGGATGGATTTAAAGGCGTCGCAGTAATTATATTTTGAAAGGCCGAAGCTGTATTGTCGAAAATGTCAATATTTTCTAAACTGCTCAAATAGATATATTTCCCCGGACCCCCTCTGTCCATGTTgagggacagagacagtatgaggcaaatacaaaatatagaccattatatatattttttaaaggcttaaaaaaactttagtttgaagactttacatttttatttttttattagttacAGCATTTAGGAATAAAATATCCACATCATCGTGCTGTCGTTTGCGTTTTCCGCGTGAAGTGACCTCGACCCCATCAGGCATGTCCATTTCACGCATGCCACTGTCTCGTTTAGTTCCAATCCCACCGGCTGGACTGACGTCAGCACCGTTggcaccgccgctgccgctgctgctgccgctgccgccaccgccactgctgccaccgctgATGCCGCCAGTGCCTTGCTTCTCCACAGACAGCTGTAGTATTTCCCGTTCTAGAGCTTCGGGGGAGGCGCCGCGTTCAATTTCCACCTCATCTAGGATGATTTTAGGTACTGTCAAGTATGGGGTCACTGACGGTACGAGCAAGCATGTCTGAATTTCccgtttcagtaatatgtcttgaaATATGTTAATGAGAGGGAGATATTCAGTGTGCCATTCATCGGCCTGTTTTCTGCTCATGCCAATGTACTGGGGTAAAATTACCCGTTTGATGTTGCCATTGGCTATCACCGCCCGTCCCAGGGACACCAGACATAATTTAAACCAAATTCGTCGATTCTGTTGCGTGTCCTTGCTCAAACCGCGTACATAATGCGTGTCGAGACTACGCTCTAATTGCTGTTGCGCAATTTCATTCTTTTCAAGACAAGGACCCGCTGAGAACTGGCATATTAGCGCTGCAAGGTGCGGTCTTAAAAAATCCTCTGGCCTGTCATCGAGGGTGTTGGTGCATGGTGGGGGTGATTTTAGGACAATTTCCCCGGGTGTGCCCCGATCTGCAGCTATGGCACGGTTCACGAGGATTAGCGATTTTCGCTCAATTTTGGAAAATGGATATTTTTCCCAGAGTGAAAGAGCCGGCTCGTAGGGACGAGCAGAAGTAGCGTTGTGGGGATACACGATACAATCCCCATATTCCAGGAATTCTTCGCCCGTTATTCCCCCGACAATTACTGGAAATTTATATTCCATTCTCGTCAACAGTTGGGTTCCTTAGAGTCCTCGCTGAGGGAGTGAGACGGATAATGTTTATCGGTACGTCGGCGGCGGGGTTTAAATACCGTGCTGCTGGAGCCTCCCACTCCTGCGGGTGGGTTGGTAGGGGTTTGGGGACTGCTCTAGGTCGACATTCGTCTAAGGTGCTTATACAAGCTTTGGGCCCCTTCAAAAGCTTCTATCATATCCCGGAAATCATGCGTAGCATATTCTAAGCGTCTGATTTCAGCCGTCAGTTCTTTCTGATTAAAATTGtcatataatttttcaatttcatcAAAAGTCTTAGTAAATCTGGTCATGGGGCAATTGACTTTGAAGGATTCGTAGGTTTGCCATAAACTTTGTATCACACGAGCTTTGTAACACACTTGCTGATAAATCTTTCGTCTTGACGTTAATTGATGTAATAATATCGACAAACTGGGGTCCTTTTCTCCTTCTTCATTCAACGGGAGATTAATTCTCTCGGGATAATCAACTGATGGctggtccatttttttttttttatgaatagcaCTTCGAGAAGGAACTTCTTGTCTCTATCCTGTCCCGGTATTTACTAAAGCGGGCAAAGCTCTTCTCTCGACTTTATGAAAGCTTAAATTTCAATAGGCTAGCCAGAGCGGCTTTTTTTCCGCGCTCTTTTTAACATAAAAACCGCCTAATAATTGTTTTCTCGCCTTGTGATTTTTTATAAATCTTGGCTCTAATCTAATAAGGGTCACTAATTCCCTTACAACGGGCAAAAGTTTTTTATCGATGTACGCTCGACTGCTTGTCAAAGATTTAATGATTTGTAAGATGTTTAAATTATGGTATGGAGGGAATAAAATACCTCTCTTATCCCAGCGAATAAAAGAATTATTCTTGAAAAGATTCAGCATGGATTTCGCGTATGGCAATTCTTCTCTCGTGAAATACAGATCAATTATTTCATTTAAATTTGGGGAAGAGTCCTCAGGCGAGAGAGAAAGACTGTTGTTTTTTCTTGATATTAAAGATAAAAGTATTTCCGGCGGGAGTTTATTATTGCCTATTATTTTCtgtttcggattttttttttttttactcttagaCTCGTCGCGGCAACTACCGCGGGTGCGCCCGCCACTGCAGCCGCCGcagccgctgccgccgccactgccgccaccaccgccaccgccaccgacGCGCCCGCCACCGCCGCGGGCGCCATTACAGCGAGCGAGCTTATTTGTTTTTTTTATGGGGGACTCACCAGTCTCAACAAAGAGCTCGGGTGGGTGCCCGCTCGTGGGAGGTGGTAGCTCGAAGCGTCAATTACCCTTATGAGGGCGAGTTGCTATGCTGGGGCAGGAGCTGACCTTCTCATCCTTGCTTTGGGCTGGTTTCACTTTCACTCTCGAGAGGCTGGAAGATTCCTTCCTACGCACcatagtggtggttgcagtgctTCTGCGAAGGCGGGGAAAAGGAGATTCGCGCTTAGGAGTGGGTAAGATATTTgttccatttttaaaaatatatttttcggcGGTTAGCCGAGGGATGAGACAAAATTCCTTTACCACCATTTCGATTATTTTTTACTTTATAAAACTACTAatcacgctgaccagaggtaagagtgtagttaagatggctcctccacgctgaccagaggtaagagtgtagttaagatggctcctccacgctgaccagaggtaagagtgtagttaagatggctcctccacgctgaccagaggtaagagtgtagttaagatggctcctccacgctgaccagaggtaagagtgtagttaagagagtgaccagaggtagttagttaagatggctcctccacgctgaccagaggtaagagtgtagttaagatggctcctccacgctgaccagaggtaagagtgtagttaagatggctcctccacgctgaccagaggtaagagtgtagttaagatggctcctccacgctgaccagaggtaagagtgtagttaagatggctcctccacgctgaccagaggtaagagtgtagttaagatggctcctccacgctgaccagaggtaagagtgtagttaagatggctcctccacgctgaccagaggtaagaagAGATCGCTCCTCCagagtgtagttaagatcgctcctccacgctgaccagagagtaagagtgtagttaagatgctCCTctacgctgaccagaggtaagagtgtagttaagatggctcctccacgctgaccagaggtaagagtgtagttaagatggctcctccacgctgaccagaggtaagagtgtagttaagatggctcctccacgctgaccagaggtaaagTGCTGACCAGAGGTAAAGAGCTCCtcgctcctccacgctgaccagaggtaagagtgtagttaagatggctcctccacgatgaccagaggtaagagtgtagttaagatggctcctccacgctgaccagaggtaagagtgtagttaacaTGGCTCCTCCAcgatgaccagaggtaagagtgtagttaagatggctcctccacgcttcgaaagaagaatatttttttttttataaagtggaGTTCGTTTACGGGCAACGGTGAGAATGTCTCCTCTAAACTTCTTTAATTTGCTCAAAATAGTCGGTTCTACTGTTAgatttttcttaagaaaattagTAAATATCTCAGATATGcaattaatttcttttttttttaattccttaatAATACGATTGCGAGCTTTAGCTGgaagtttgtttaataaaattaataactctCTGTGTTGCACTGCTAGGGGCTTACCCCTGTCTGACATTTTGCATGTCCTTCTCGTGcacccagctatctgcacttcggggataacccacccagctCACCAGATATTCTCTACTGCCGTCAGTTTTTCTTCTCCGTCTCAATATTTTAATGGGAAAAAATTCAGGTAGAGATGTTTCTATTAATTCCTGAGCGTAAAATTGCCCGAGTATTTTTTCCCCGCTCAGGTCGATAAGAGAATATGTGGGGATTACTTGCGAATTATCAACCGATTGGATTTTAAAAATTTCTTCGGTGTTTTGAG
This sequence is a window from Cherax quadricarinatus isolate ZL_2023a unplaced genomic scaffold, ASM3850222v1 Contig387, whole genome shotgun sequence. Protein-coding genes within it:
- the LOC138851348 gene encoding uncharacterized protein — its product is MVKEADILDSVFTGPVRICKVLILSAGRLEGKEHAGIKLLNRCHCDDSRKRKHRLPQERPVEDGNSSSDIEEPMKKEPDLDNDETQSLPSCQSDDLVVDLSTLATAQSDDSVEVTAAAGAEQTGDLEAHPDKQSEKEGKTPDVRVNAGDGVKPADGVKTADGVKTADGVKADDDVPEKEIIFEREVINLTESEQEERSHSV